Proteins encoded in a region of the Oscillospiraceae bacterium MB24-C1 genome:
- a CDS encoding AroM family protein, translating into MKIGAITIGQAPRTDVTDDIMHIFGEKIELLQRGGLDGLTAEQIAKFKPGPDDYVLVSRLTDGSSVTFAERFILPRLQECIDELEAEGVRLIMFFCTGDFPDSLTSHVPLIYPCDILNQVAPLLSKQSNLVAVTPSPLQVAQCEQKWVKFVKTVKAIPASPYESFEALEEAAEEIKKLDADLVILDCIGYTQQMKNMFAKKTGKLVVLPRTLLARVISELTDVE; encoded by the coding sequence ATGAAAATAGGCGCAATTACCATAGGGCAAGCGCCCAGAACCGATGTCACAGACGACATTATGCATATTTTCGGCGAAAAAATTGAGCTATTGCAAAGGGGTGGCCTTGATGGTCTGACCGCCGAGCAGATTGCAAAGTTTAAGCCCGGCCCCGATGATTATGTGCTGGTCTCGCGCCTAACCGACGGAAGTTCGGTGACCTTTGCCGAACGTTTTATTCTCCCCAGGCTGCAGGAGTGCATTGACGAGCTGGAAGCTGAAGGCGTGCGCCTGATCATGTTTTTCTGCACTGGCGATTTTCCTGACAGCTTAACTTCTCATGTTCCGCTCATCTATCCCTGCGACATTTTAAATCAGGTTGCACCGCTTTTGAGCAAGCAATCCAATCTGGTCGCTGTCACCCCCTCTCCCCTTCAGGTGGCGCAGTGCGAACAAAAATGGGTCAAATTTGTAAAAACGGTCAAGGCCATTCCCGCTTCACCCTACGAATCTTTTGAAGCATTGGAAGAGGCGGCCGAAGAAATCAAAAAACTCGACGCCGATCTTGTCATTTTAGACTGCATCGGCTATACCCAGCAAATGAAAAATATGTTTGCCAAAAAAACAGGGAAGCTGGTTGTGTTGCCCAGAACGTTGCTGGCGAGGGTCATTTCTGAGCTGACTGACGTAGAATAG
- a CDS encoding aminopeptidase, producing the protein MDLVEISRNILTACMGVKPEEQVLIVTDDTRINIARALYDGARSLGCETILSVMQERTLNGEEPPPVIAEAMKAADVVVCPTAKSLTHTNARINAAKAGTRVATMPGITDEMFGCGAMTANYAEVARLTDKITQLLTKCKNARIEKEGCVLTLNLEGRQGVPSPGVYKQPGQCGNLPSGEAYIAPLENGVNGEMIIDGSMVGIGKLASPLHVVIRNGKLQEITGDKSELLQVLLANERNATVGELGIGTNRAAILNGIILEDEKVYGTVHIAFGTNTSFGGVNKADCHMDGIILKPTLYFDDQLIIDQGLFVI; encoded by the coding sequence ATGGATTTAGTGGAAATTTCCCGGAATATTCTAACCGCTTGCATGGGTGTCAAACCGGAGGAACAGGTTTTGATTGTCACCGATGACACCCGGATTAATATTGCGCGCGCGCTTTATGACGGTGCCCGCTCTTTGGGATGCGAGACCATCTTGTCGGTGATGCAGGAGCGGACACTCAACGGCGAGGAGCCCCCGCCGGTCATTGCCGAGGCCATGAAAGCAGCCGACGTTGTGGTCTGCCCCACAGCGAAATCGCTAACTCACACCAATGCCCGCATCAACGCCGCTAAAGCGGGCACCCGCGTTGCCACCATGCCAGGCATCACCGATGAGATGTTTGGGTGCGGTGCTATGACTGCCAATTATGCCGAGGTTGCACGACTAACCGATAAAATCACGCAGCTGCTGACCAAATGCAAAAATGCCCGCATCGAAAAAGAAGGCTGTGTATTGACGCTGAATCTTGAGGGACGTCAAGGTGTCCCCAGCCCTGGGGTTTATAAGCAGCCCGGTCAGTGTGGTAACCTGCCGTCGGGAGAGGCCTATATCGCACCGCTGGAAAATGGCGTCAACGGCGAAATGATTATAGATGGGTCAATGGTAGGAATCGGTAAACTAGCATCCCCCCTGCATGTGGTCATTCGGAATGGGAAGCTGCAAGAGATTACCGGCGACAAGAGCGAACTGCTACAGGTACTGCTAGCAAACGAACGCAATGCCACGGTGGGCGAGTTAGGTATCGGCACCAACCGCGCCGCTATTTTAAACGGTATCATCCTTGAGGATGAAAAGGTATATGGCACAGTGCATATCGCCTTTGGTACCAACACATCTTTTGGCGGCGTCAACAAGGCCGACTGCCATATGGATGGCATTATTCTCAAGCCGACGCTTTACTTTGACGACCAACTCATTATCGATCAAGGGCTTTTTGTTATTTAA
- a CDS encoding aspartate/glutamate racemase family protein, protein MFQVGVIRVLTSDDQNFVDMHGQIIEANFSGIRCISKCIPDQWEGIHSHELEKIAVPKIVEVAKSFKDVDMIIVSCADDPGVVEVRKALPGIPVTGGGETTAALAMKYGQKIAILGIVDYAPKAYLRMIPDKIIAVGKPDGVDSTLDLMTPKGRESCLKKAKELKDMGAEVIALACTGLTTIGIAGEIEREIGIPVIDPVLAEGTFAYFEAVRNSML, encoded by the coding sequence ATGTTTCAGGTAGGCGTAATCCGCGTTCTAACTTCCGATGATCAGAACTTTGTCGATATGCATGGACAAATTATTGAGGCGAATTTTTCGGGCATCCGATGCATTTCCAAATGTATTCCTGATCAATGGGAGGGCATTCACAGCCATGAGCTGGAGAAAATTGCGGTACCCAAGATTGTAGAGGTAGCCAAATCATTTAAGGACGTCGATATGATTATTGTCAGCTGTGCGGATGACCCCGGGGTAGTGGAAGTCCGCAAAGCGCTGCCCGGCATACCAGTGACAGGTGGCGGCGAAACCACAGCGGCACTGGCAATGAAGTATGGGCAGAAAATTGCGATTCTCGGCATCGTCGACTATGCCCCCAAAGCATATCTGCGTATGATTCCCGATAAAATTATCGCCGTCGGCAAGCCGGATGGGGTCGACAGTACACTGGATTTGATGACCCCCAAGGGCCGGGAAAGCTGCTTAAAAAAGGCTAAAGAACTTAAAGATATGGGTGCCGAGGTCATTGCGCTGGCCTGTACCGGCCTGACCACTATTGGTATCGCGGGAGAAATTGAGCGCGAAATCGGCATCCCTGTAATTGATCCGGTTTTAGCGGAGGGTACCTTTGCCTATTTCGAGGCTGTTCGAAACTCTATGCTTTAA
- a CDS encoding DUF6092 family protein — protein sequence MSEQEHQACLELLVYMLISAAALGDEPKIYGPLRLAEASRRLGQIMLNCDPGNRSLRELVAIIEDGKHKSMSDEAGFYAMLQDAVIKLVDLM from the coding sequence ATGAGCGAACAGGAACATCAGGCTTGTTTAGAACTATTGGTCTATATGCTGATCAGTGCGGCCGCACTGGGAGATGAACCAAAAATTTACGGCCCCCTCAGACTTGCCGAAGCTTCACGTCGTCTTGGACAAATTATGTTAAATTGCGACCCGGGAAACCGCTCACTAAGAGAGCTGGTCGCCATCATTGAGGACGGTAAGCATAAGTCTATGTCCGACGAAGCCGGTTTTTATGCGATGCTACAAGATGCAGTCATCAAACTTGTGGATTTAATGTGA
- a CDS encoding nitroreductase family protein, which produces MEISDAIKQRRSIRKFSDRPVSDALLLELVHAGAIAPSASNLQAWQFVVINEPELVRKVNLFSPGLSGKPPVIIAICSDMEHASMHGSKNSEIYGCMMDASMAAENIMLKALEFGLGTCAIKSYNVTAVTKLLKLPDHFRMELLISVGYPESDLKPRRLRPLEEIMHWNAWEETT; this is translated from the coding sequence ATGGAAATATCAGACGCCATAAAACAGCGAAGAAGCATCCGAAAATTCAGTGATCGCCCCGTATCGGATGCGCTGCTGCTTGAGCTTGTTCACGCTGGTGCTATTGCACCCAGCGCCAGCAATCTTCAGGCGTGGCAGTTTGTTGTGATTAACGAACCTGAATTGGTACGCAAGGTCAATTTATTTAGCCCCGGCCTCAGCGGAAAACCACCTGTTATCATTGCCATCTGTTCGGATATGGAGCACGCCAGCATGCATGGTTCAAAAAACTCCGAGATATATGGCTGTATGATGGATGCGTCGATGGCTGCCGAAAACATCATGTTAAAAGCGCTGGAATTTGGACTTGGCACCTGCGCCATCAAATCTTACAACGTTACTGCGGTTACAAAACTGCTAAAGCTTCCCGACCACTTTCGTATGGAGCTTTTAATTTCGGTCGGCTACCCTGAGAGCGATTTAAAACCCCGACGTCTGCGTCCGTTAGAGGAAATTATGCACTGGAACGCCTGGGAGGAAACAACATGA
- a CDS encoding DUF1177 domain-containing protein has product MLIKQVIETFDILDSSTVSGADVARYLKSVNPEAQVEVYELKGPKGSTDMVKVRIPGTKGKASGGTAPTLGILGRLGGIGARPEVIGFVSDGDGALAAISVASKLLDMQKKGDYLEGDVFISTQICPHAPTAPHKPVPFMGSPVEMSQVNKEEVSPELDAILSVDTTKGNRVINTRGFAISPTVKEGYILSTSEDLLEQMQISTGRLPYVFPLATQDITPYGNDLHHLNSILQPATATNAPVVGVAITTEVMVPGCATGASHFADVEEASRFMLEVAKYFGKGDLKFYNEEEFALIQKLYGSMNHLMTLGNKE; this is encoded by the coding sequence ATGTTAATTAAACAGGTTATAGAAACCTTTGATATTCTGGATAGCAGCACCGTTAGCGGTGCAGATGTGGCGCGTTATTTAAAAAGCGTTAACCCCGAAGCACAGGTGGAAGTTTATGAGCTCAAGGGGCCTAAGGGCAGCACCGACATGGTTAAGGTCAGAATTCCGGGCACAAAAGGCAAGGCCTCGGGTGGCACAGCACCCACCCTCGGAATTTTAGGGCGCTTAGGCGGCATCGGTGCACGACCCGAGGTCATTGGGTTTGTATCGGATGGTGACGGTGCGCTGGCCGCTATCTCCGTTGCCTCAAAACTTTTAGATATGCAAAAAAAGGGAGACTATCTAGAGGGTGACGTCTTCATCTCCACACAGATTTGCCCCCACGCGCCAACAGCACCGCATAAGCCGGTGCCCTTCATGGGCTCGCCGGTCGAAATGTCACAGGTAAACAAAGAAGAGGTTTCGCCCGAGCTTGATGCCATCCTGTCGGTGGATACCACCAAGGGTAACCGCGTTATTAATACACGAGGATTCGCTATTTCGCCCACCGTTAAGGAAGGCTATATTCTGAGCACCTCTGAGGATTTACTGGAGCAGATGCAGATTTCAACCGGTCGTCTACCCTATGTCTTTCCGCTTGCGACGCAGGATATCACCCCCTATGGCAACGACCTGCACCATCTAAACAGCATCCTTCAGCCGGCGACGGCAACCAATGCCCCCGTGGTCGGCGTTGCCATCACCACCGAAGTGATGGTGCCCGGCTGCGCCACCGGCGCCAGCCATTTTGCCGATGTGGAGGAAGCATCCAGATTCATGCTGGAGGTCGCCAAATATTTCGGTAAAGGTGATTTAAAATTTTATAATGAAGAGGAGTTTGCCCTGATACAGAAGCTTTACGGGTCGATGAACCATCTGATGACCCTTGGCAATAAAGAATAA